In Methanomassiliicoccales archaeon, the sequence GGGGGAGCACCGCAACGGGAGGAGCGTGCGGTTCAATTGGATTCAACGCCGGACAACTCACCAGGGGCGACGGTTACATGAAGGCCAGGCTGATGACCTTGCCAGATTTTCCGAGAGGTGGTGCATGGCCGTCGTCAGTTCGTACCGTAAGGCGTTCTCTTAAGTGAGATAACGAACGAGACCCTCGCCATTAGTTGCTAACGTCTTCTCCGGAAGGCGTGCACACTAATGGGACCGCTGGTGCTAAACCAGAGGAAGGAGAGGTCAACGGTAGGTCCGTATGCCCCGAATCCCCTGGGCTACACGCGCGCTACAAAGGACGGGACAATGGGTTCCGACACCGAGAGGTGAAGGCAATCCCGAAACCCGTTCGTAGTTCGGACTGAGGGCTGTAACTCGCCCTCACGAAGCTGGATTCCGTAGTAATCGCGGGTCAACATCCCGCGGTGAATATGCCCCTGCTCCTTGCACACACCGCCCGTCAAGCCACCCGAGTTGGGTCTCAGTAAGGATCTCTCGTTTTGGGAGGTTCGAACTGAGATTCAGCAAGGAGGGCTAAGTCGTAACAAGGTATCTGTAGGGGAACCTGCAGATGGATCACCTCCTACGCAAGGGGGGCAGCAAAGCCCCCCCACCAATTCCTGGCAGGATCCCAAGCACCATAAATACATCGAACGTCTGCTTGTTTTTATTTTGAGATTGCACGCGAGACCGCGTGTAAAGGGAGTCTCCAATTTCTAATGAAGTAAAGAGTCAAAGAGCATGAAAAGGTCGATTTGAATATCTGATCAGAAACTGAAAAATTGACACGACTAAGAAGATCAAATTGAAAATTTTTTGTCTAAAGAAATGAAAATGGTTTCTCGCAAGCTCAATCTCGGTAATCATACCAAACCAAGTCCAAAACCCCCAAAGATCAGAATATAGGAGACAACGAACCCAATGATAGTACCACTATTAAGAAAGGGCAAACCTGCCTGCGGTTTTCCTTTCTCCGTGAGAAAAGCGAGTGATAGATATCCACAGAATCCACCAATCAGGGAACCAATAGACACGAAGAGATTGGCGTTTGTGATCGTTCCAACCTGAGCTGGCAAAAAAACGTAGGATGAGACAACTAGAATACCCGGGATAACAGCATCTCCAACACCCATGAAAAGGGCTTCTCGTTCAGATCGGTCAGCTATGATTGAATTACCCTTCAAAGATGATAAAGAAAAGTGACCCCGTTTCGGCATGATAAAGACTGCTGGCATGTCTAATGCGATTACAGTTTCTGCCAATGTGATCATGTGTTTTGTCCCATAAACCGCGATGGCGTCATAAATCGCCAAAAAAACAAGGAGGAGAATTGATGGGAGAATGCCAAGCGACATCCCCAAAATCGCAGTTGCACCGCAGCCCATAAGAAATGCTGCTGCATTGACGACATACCATTCTGGTCGTATAACGAGCAGTGCTACCATTACTGCCGCTGGAATAATTGCGATCAGGAATGAAATAATAAGGTCATTGAATAGTTGATAAAATAGCGGAAAAAAGACAGTGGTAATCGCAATTAATATTGCCCCCAAAAAAATTGTTTTCATCAACCTCCTCTTGCGAAATTTTGCTAGAACCAGTAAAAAAGCAGTTATGAAAAAGAGAATCATTATGTATATAATAGGATTGCCTACATCACTCGGGTCCTCGAAGAGCCTATATTCAGCGGGGAATAATGGCACAATCAAGAGTGCGATCA encodes:
- a CDS encoding presenilin family intramembrane aspartyl protease, whose product is MAIIFLSIQMIALLIVPLFPAEYRLFEDPSDVGNPIIYIMILFFITAFLLVLAKFRKRRLMKTIFLGAILIAITTVFFPLFYQLFNDLIISFLIAIIPAAVMVALLVIRPEWYVVNAAAFLMGCGATAILGMSLGILPSILLLVFLAIYDAIAVYGTKHMITLAETVIALDMPAVFIMPKRGHFSLSSLKGNSIIADRSEREALFMGVGDAVIPGILVVSSYVFLPAQVGTITNANLFVSIGSLIGGFCGYLSLAFLTEKGKPQAGLPFLNSGTIIGFVVSYILIFGGFGLGLV